In the genome of Cynocephalus volans isolate mCynVol1 chromosome 10, mCynVol1.pri, whole genome shotgun sequence, the window AACTTCAACAGCAATGAGGCCACCTCGTTCTTCAACATTCTCTGACACTATCTCCCATCAATCAGCTCTTCTCTTCCCCTGCCACACAGGCTTCCTTGTGGGCCTCAGACATCTGAAAAATCATCTTCCTACAGGTGTTTCCACTGCACATTCCTCCTGCTGGGTACACTCATTCCCAAATATCCTTTTGGCTCCTGTCTTGTCTTCCTTGAGGTATTTGTTCAGATGTCACCTTGTCTGCTCATCTTTCCTGAATGCACAGTCAAAACTCACACTTCCATCCACTCTCTCtttttaccttctttctttctctttatagcACTTATGATCATCTGAATAATATATGATATTTCCTATTTGCTTGCATTCCTTCTACATATTTTactgttgaaatttttattgttctataCTGTCCAGTCGTAGTttacagtgcctggaacatggaaAACATCCAATGAGCATTTCTCAAATGATTGAAAGAATTacttactaaaatttttaaatacatgacCTCTTGGGAAAAAGGTAAACATGTAACTGGAATTCCTAATCAGACATAGGATTAGGAATCATTTAAAGGGGACCAGATGGATAGAAAAATACAGGAATTAGTGTCCTATCTGTAGAATATAAATGATAGCATTTCTGATAGGTTCATAACGCATGTTTGATTcaagttctttttctctctctctttcttctttccttttttctttcctttttatttttcttttttctttttttcttttggcagtcACATCCACCACATGAAACCAGAGAATTATACACAAACTTCAGTATTTCTTCTTCTGGGATTTTTTGAGGAACCAGAATTGCAACCCATCCTCTTTGGGCTGTTCCTGTCCATGTTCCTGGTCACCTTGTTTGGAaacctgctcatcatcctggcCATTATCTCAGACTCCCACCTGCAcacacccatgtacttcttcctctccaacctgTCCTTCATAGACATCTGTTTCACCTCCACCACTATCCCAAAGATGCTGGTGAATATGCAGACACAGAGCAAAGTCATAACCTACACAGTCTGCATCACCCAGATGTTCTTTTTCACACACTTTGTAGGATTGGAGAGCTTCCTGCTGactgtgatggcctatgaccggttTGTGGCCATCTGTCACCCCCTACACTACAAAGTCATCATGAGCCCCTGGCTCTGTGTGTTGCTGGTTCTGGTGTCCTGGATGACGAGTGTCCTGCAATCCCTGTTACATACTTTAATGGTGATGCGGCTGTCCTTCTGTACACGCTTGGAAATCCCccactttttctgtgaactcaATGAGGTGGTCCATCTTGCCTGTTCTGACACCTTTCTTAATGACCTGGTGATGTACTTTGCAGCAGCACTGCTGGGTGGGGGATCCCTTGCTGGTATCCTTTACTCCTACTCCAAGATAGTTTCCTCCATATGCAGAATTTCATCAGCTCAGGGGAAGTATAAAGCATTTTCCACCTGTGTGTCTCACCTCTCAGTTGTCTCCTTATTTTATTGTACGATCCTAGGTGTGTACCTTAGTGCTGCTGCTGCACACAATTCACTCTCAAGCGCTACAGCCTCAGTTATGTACACTGTGGTCACACCCATGctgaaccccttcatctacagtctgaggaataaagacataaaaaggaCACTGAAGGATTCTTTGGGAAAGAAACTAAGAAAGAGCCAATTGTCCTGTTGCTAAAGATGTGCACCTGATTGTAGGAATTAAAGCCTTAATGCCGAAAATTGCTCTTGTTTAATTAGATCATGGGTATATGACTTGCTCCTTTTCTTATATCCAggaatttcaatttctttgatttCGATTGCTttgtaaaatgtacataattttCCTTCATTAAGCTTTCTTCTCTGTCAAATATACAACATCCTTTCCCATCATCATTTTTCTGCTCTCGCAATTTAATTCCCGACATTGGATCAGAAACAATTTGGAAATTCTTATGTGTCTCACACAGTAAAGAATTATACCAGTTTTATGGAATAAACTATACTTATCTACTAAGACCATTTAGAAAGTTCTATTGTAGAAGAATTTCTGACACCACATCTTCTCACCTTTGTGTCTATCATTCACTTCAATATCACTACCTTGAATTCTCTTTCTGATAATGAAGACTTTAACATACTAGTGTGTTGAATGCCGGTCGTGGGATTTTATGGTCCCATTTCAATCCTGTTCTCTTATTGCTCAGTGTCCACTGtacttattctattttctggCACATAGTACTTCAGGCACACTGTCACTTCCATGACATCCTATGGGTCAAGGTGCCTAAAATTTCTAAGTCCAGCCAAGATTGAAAGGTGGAAAAACAGACTCTATTTCTCATCGTGAGCAGCTTCACAGTCACATTGCAAAAGACATGAATATGCTGTACCTTCAGTAGTAAGAATAGAAGTTGTGGCAATGTTAttgaaatagttttgtttttaattatgtgCAGTCCCTGTCCACAACTGTAAGTTAATATGCTTGGGACTCAAATGGTCTTTAAAAATGTACCAGCTCATGCCTTTGACAGaccaaactaacaaacaaaagctcaaacttttagaaaatgcTGACAGAGTAGGACCAGGCATGATGTAGGTCAGACCCagggagaaaagagcaaaaagcCCCAGGGAGATGGATACACGCTTTGGTTTCCAAGGATACAATACTGGTAGAAGATAAGTTTCCTTTGAATTGGGCTGCCTCACTCATGGACACCAAACTGCTAAGAGAACAATTGATTTAATGAGCATTCATGAGAATTCAACCTCTGAGGCCCCAGAAATAGTAAATAACTCCTCTTACCCCACTTCCCTGCCTCTCAACTGTCACAGAAAGGAGAGAGGTCAACTGGTCCCTTGCAGAGGACTTATGCCTGATGCTGCTCCCATCACCCAGAGAAGAAAGGACCCAGGGAGCTCGAGGTTCAGCAACACCATTGGAGCACCTGGTGTGAGAAACTGGTGTTGAGGCAGGCAGAGCTAAAAACAGAATGAACTTTGGTGCCAAAGTGGTGATAATGTGTTGATGACAGTCCATCCACTCAAAGTACTCTATGCAATCGATTCCTGTGTCCCTCTCAACTTCTCTTCTCTTCAGCTTCCTCTtatcttgctttttctctcttctggaaCCCAATTCTGAGGATTTCTTACATTCATAATAGAAACACACATTCTCTTAGCCCACAGCATCTCTCAAAAGTTTGTACCCAATCATCTTAATCACTTTCTGTAGTCATTACAATTGCTTCTGTTCTTCTCTGTCAAATATGTTCCTgtattattttatctaaaatatcttactcatccactcattcattcactaaaaATACATTTCCTGAGGTCCATGTAGCAAAAACTTGCAAGCCTACTTCATATATCTTCTGACATTAGCTTACTTCAAATTTCTTTGGCtccattttcatatttgtaaaataaggataatagtgTTATCCACTCCACAGAACTAATGTTAGGATGTCATTAAAGGAGATCTTGTGTAGGAAGTTTTTAATAGGCTCTAATAGCAAGTGGACACCTTTTCATGTTAATTATTATCACTGCATTGCTGtatacacattttatttgttaaacCAAAAAAAAGTGATAATGATAATATAATCTAAGGTATATAAAGCATAACACAAGTGTGTGACATACAGAGTTCCataataaattttagctattattactcTCATTCATTGAGTATTTACAAGTTTCTAGCCCCTGTTCCAGGGGGTTAAATTTTTGTTGATATTTGAAATGACCCAAATCCATTTTCTAAGAGACTCAACTGTGCATAGGAATGTTATCCTTTTTCCCTTGTACCCACatttctgttaattttatttttgaataatttaaatttacagAGAAGTTGCAAAGAGGACAGAGGTCTCatagtgatgaaaatgtttagaACGAGATAGATGCAATTGTTGCAAAACATTCTGAATGTACTATATGCCACTGAATGCCACTTTTAAATGGCtactgctttttctgtatttgttttgtaTCAACTGTCTTACTACAATGCTCAGACACAATAGTTCACAGACCACCAATTCACCACCTGCAGCCATCATCAGAAAACAATGATACGTTGACTTTTCAACTctaatgtttcatttctttttctccttttgttggaTTGATTGGAAGTTCCAGGGCACTAATAAACAATTACTGATGAtaaacttaattttcttctttaatactTAAAGGGGAATTCTGCTATTGCTCCTGGCACAGGGCTCCACCCGTGCATTTCTGGAGGTAAGTTTTGCTGttcatttaatttcttccttggTTATTGATGTGTTATCCTCCAACCTGAATGAAATTTAGACACATATTTTCTCAGAAATAAGCTTATTTTTGGAGATATTAATGCTTTTTACATGAAGTTATAAGTAATATCATGTAGGGAAATTCAGCACTTATCTCTGTGTGCATTTATGTCATTCTTAAATCTAGGTActagtattctttctttcttttattatatcCCTTCCCTTAGACTTCTGTCTATTTTTGTCTCTTCATTTGTGTATGCTAAAGAATTAGCtctgaaatttgtttttcagttctagtttccttctttttagcgcatgtatcttttttctttacctGCTAATTTCTGCTTTAACTAAGTTTGATTTGTAAACTTTTTATTATCGATACCttcaaattttgaaatttctgtttcTTGAGGATAGAGTACGTAGCTATTCACTTgcaattattgaaaaatatactAGAAAATGAATCTAAAAATCACCTTTAATGTTATCACTCAAAGTTGATCCCTATTCATATTTGGTGTACCTTGTTGAACATAATTATTCCTGTGCAAATATGTGTGTAATTATAAAAGATCTATACGTTGACTTAATTTCTCCAGCCCGGAGAAGGAGACCAAAGACCTTTTAATAGCTGTATCTGAAATGTTGTTTCTCTTTCCCCGTGAtggtattttgcatttttaattttcaaaaaagacaTCTTAAATCCCTCATTGAAAAGGgtatcttcattttaattttgctttcttagAATAATAGTAggaatggaaatttttaaaaacgcTTTTTACTTTTCCTCATATGGATCTTTAATATTTCTGTGCCTTTTTCTCAGTAAGACATTAATCTCTCTATGATTTATTCTTAATGTTTTAGAGATTAAAGTTATTAACTTTTATCACCCaactagattatttttaaattctaattttctgcATGGAACTAATTTTAATTCAGAAGTTTAGTTTATGGTTCCAATTActgatctttttttctgttatttctaccGAAGACttttaatttggaaagaatttttaatttcaaaggtTATACATATCATGCATAAATTTATAGATACCTTATGTAGTCCCTTGTTCTATATTTAATGtttgaaatttacttttaaatatggaGATAAGATTTAACATTACTTTTTCTCTGTAGTAGTGGACACTTAttcattctatttaaaaaaaaaaaaaacccctctaaAGCATCCAGAAATAAATGATACAAGttaacatgataaaaaaaaattatgtattttaatcaTGATAAGTATACTATTAAATTACAAAACTCTAGGATTATtcccttgggggaaaaaataagaattccAGCATATCATATATCATAAATTTTAACAGGAGTTTGAAATTTCaaactaatgcaataagacatagaagaaaaatgggtgttattaattaatattattctgACAAAGTAGATAGATactaaattagaaaattaataagaaacacCAGAAAAGTAACATAACACCTcatcaatacataaaaatcaaaagcTTTCCATATAATAGCAATAACAGAGATACTATTGAGGAATACCATTTGTAATAACATTAAAcataagataaattaaaatactgCTATGAAGAAATGAGCAtaatccacatttttaaaaaacctgcaGGAAAGTTACTCATATAGAATTGAAATATCTAGAGGAAAATACCTGTTACTTGAATGGGAATCTGAACATAATCAACATGtccatattttccaaattaatttattattgtaaTGGAATCTCCAATAAAATTCTAATGCTATTTTTTGTGTAATGGGGATAGATGACTCTATAGTTCACCTGAGAGAATAAACAGGAAGAGGAATAATATTATGCAAGTCAGAGTTAATACTGGGTGAATTGCTCTACTCAATGATTAAGTATATTATGAGGCTAGACaattaaacatataaaacaaagatTTGACAGCCTACTTAAAGTTTTGTCACAGATGTTCAATTTCAAGAATGTGAATAAGGACATaccttaatttttaataacagaGAGACCATTTACAGATtatccttaaagaaaaaatatgcagaattaaatttaaactaaactgtattttttattaaaaatcttagaaaaaagtaaatatccAAAAATGTGCAACTTTTAAATAGCCATTTCCATTGGGTGGAATATTATGATCTGATGAGAATCAGAACATGAAAAATGTACAGAAGATTCACTGCTATATTTAAAAACTCTAGGACTTCCACACTGACAAATGTCATTATtgttaaatgtatataaataagtTGGTAACAAAACTCAAATGTAAACAGTGATTCATAATAACAGTACTTGTTAATAATTTTTAGCAGAAGCAGCCCCCAAGGTCCAGAAGATTTAATGAGTATAAATTACAGAGAGGAAGCACAATGACAAAAAGAGCCTTCCAATGACTGAAAAATCTCACTAGAATTAGGGAATTTTCTTTCCACCATGCATTAGGCAGAAAGGGCAAGAGCAGCCCCCAAGAATGCTGGGGAAGGGAGCACTGCTTAGGAATGTGGGAACTGCAACAGTGGTGTTCAAACTGTGTGTGCGCATCAGAATTCCCAAATGGGCTTGTTAAATCACAGAGTGCCAGCTGCATACACCAGTGCCTGACAGTACACATTTCTAACAACTTCCCAGGTGATCTGATGTTGCTGTTCCAGGGACCACAATTTGAGACCACTGACCTAGAGACAATATTTCCAGGTAGTGATAGTAGCTACAACTTCTCCAAAATAGAATTCAATGGTTAGCGAAATgagggacttcttgagtcccctGGGTTTAAATAAAGGATATTGCTCTCATTCTAGAGAATGTTTATTTGGAGTGAGTTTTGTGTtgccttttttccctccctctgagCAAAGCCAGCAGCCCAttggaagaaggaaaacaaacaggaaataagAACTTTCTCCTCCTGGGATTCACAGGGAACTCCGACCAGCAGTCCCTCTTCTTTGGCCTGTTCCTCTCCATGTACCTGGTCACAGTGCTCGGGAACCTACTTATCATCCTGGCCAGCATCTCAGACTCCCAAGTGCACACCCCATGTACGTATTCCTCTCCTACCTGTCCTTTCCTGACATCTGTTTCACCTCCACAACCATCCCAAACATGCTGGTGCATGTGCAGACACTGAGCAAATTTATCAGCATTGCAGGCTGCCTCAGCCAGATATAATTTTTCATTGTGTTTGGATATCTGGACAGATTAATCCTGACAGTGATGGTCGACAACTGCTTTGTGGCCATCGGTCACCCTCTGAACTCCATGGTCATCATGAACACCCGGTTCTGTGGGCTGCTGTCTCTGGGGTTCTGGATCATgagtgccctgggctccctgcTTGAGACCTTGACCACTTTGAGGCTGTCCTTCTGCACAAACCTGGACATCCCaagctttttttttaactttcccaAAGTCCTGAAGTCCACCAGTTCTGACACACGCATCAATACCATAGTGATATCCTTTTTGTCCATTGTCTTAGGTGTTTTTCCTCTGTCTGGGATCCTCTTGTCTtattctcagattttcttctccATCATGAGAATTGCATCAGCCACTTACACCAGTGGGTCTCATCATTTGGTGGTTTTCTTGCTCTACAGCACAAGCCTTGTGGTCTACCTCAGTTCTGTGGCCACACTGTCCTCTAGTGCAAGTCTGATGTCCTCGGTGATGTACACCGTGGTCACCCCCATGctgaaccccttcatctacagtCTGAGGAACAGGGACATAAAGGGGCTCTGAGGAGACTCCACAGCAAAGTTCTTAATAAAGGGCCATTGCAGGACTCTCATGAATAACATTATATGCAATACTAAGGGCCAGAAAGCCTGGTATCCTCCATCCAATATTTTGTCTACATCTACAAAGCAATTCTTTCCTTGAATTTTCCTTTGGGTTATCTCCTGCTTTAGATATTGTTTATAAAGTTATATATTGGATCACACTTCTCACTTTCTAACcagtacttttaaatttttataagaaaacctGCCATTTTCTCTGTTACTTTTAGTAataattttggggttttttttaaataaatgaaatcttacATGTTTAATATAAATCCTCAGAAGTGATGAGGCTTTAACTATGTTAGAAATATTTCCCTGATAACTCATTTATAAAGATGTTTTCTGAGGTTATGTGAATAAAACTAAATCAAAgatttccttccttctcattctttcacttttatttcagaCCCACTGACCTTactgaattattttacttttacacaATATGGAGATTGGAATTTCAGAACTATAGCTCATCCTTCTTTGCAACCATGATGCCTAGTACAGTTCTTGATCAGGAGTGTATGCTCAGTGAATATTTCTCAAACAGAGTGAAAAGTAGACACATAGTTGTTTCAATATGACTCTGGACCAGAAACAtgctgattagatcattataccaTATATGCATGAATTGAAACAACAATCTGTACCCAATAAacacatacaatgaaaaaataaattaaagctttaaaaaattttagagctAGAAAACGAATTCAAAGATACTAATATAGTCCTTAAAAGGAACAACACTTGGTGTATGCCAGCCCTgtttaagcattttatataaatttgtgttcactataaattacccagtctcaggtactgtttgtttgtttgtttgtttgtttaatttaacattataaaatgtagtagattttcatgaccctttaatttttcttttcattcctccctccctcttccccttttcccaccctcATCaaaatcatatctgttctcttctcttaacaagttcatggaattattatgattgttctgtccttgtttctgtttatttgcttttttatttaaattagcaCATACTAAgacagtgactatagttaatcaCAATgtaatgaatttttcttttaaaatttttaaatcacacattgtaattataaatatttatgtggaGTAATCTGATGTTATTGCACTTATATGTGTTGTATAATAACTGGGTCTGGGTAATGAGTAGCCCAACCCACATGAACAGGCTCAGACATCCAACTACCTGCACAATCCCAGCCACAGAATTAGCTGCTGGCATCCACCAtaactactgagtctacctggaatTACTGAGTCAACCCTGAAAAACTGAGTCTTCCCAGAACTACTGAAAGTACTCAGTCTgtctggaaccaaaactaaaacaccacaCCCAACAGAAAATCTGTAACAATTCTGTAGGAGGAAGACTTTCTCATCAATAACCACACTAAAataatagaagaagaaacagttccaccagatgactagacactGACATAAGGATAagagaaatatgaataaacaagagAACATGACACAACCAAAGGaatactataattctcaaataccagaccccatacaagaggaaacacttgaaatgtctaAAAAGAAGTCCCAAGCAACAATCTTTAAGAAACACATTGAGATTCAAGAACATTCatttagatgacacaatgaaatgagaaaaacaaaccagATCATGAAGGAGGACTTTTACAAAGGaataaatactattaaaaagaatgtaacagaactcctggaactgaaagactcattcaatgaaataaaaaccacaattgAGAGTGTAAACATCAGACTAgggtaagcagaagaaagaatttttgatctaGAAGTCAGTGTGAAGAAACCCaaaggtgaaaaaaagaaaaaagaattttaaaatttaagaaaatctaagacagctagcagacaaacaagcaaacaaacatctTAATCATGTGTGTtaaagaaggggaggaaaaagtgaAGGGCACTGAAGCACATTCAAGGAAACAATAGTGGAAACTTACCTGGTATTGCTAGAGAGATACAAAATGACAGATCAAAGAGGCTGGAAGATCTTCAAGCTGATATATTCCAAAAAAGTCTCTCTGGGACACATCATAGTAAAACCGTCAAAAgacaaatagaaagagaaaatgctaaaaacagcaagagaaaaacatcaagtcacctataaaggagtccccatcagtaaaacagaagacttctcagcagaagccaTACAGGCCAGAAGATAATGGAATGATATGTTCAAAGGACTTAAAGAATGAAAACTGCCAGCATAGAATACCACACtcagcaaggctacccttcagaaaCAGAGGGGGAAAGGTGTATTGAACACAAACAAAAAGTGGGGGAGTGCATCACAACACTaccacccctacaagaaatcctcaagggagtattgcACCTGgaagccaaaaaatgaaaatcactaccatgaatacacaggaaagacCAAAACCCACTGgtggaacaaaaatgcaaatgtgaaagAGAGAAGTTACATCTTATCACCCcccaaaaacaacaaacatttaagtCAAACaattaaaggagaagaaaggaaaaacagatatATAAGACATCCAaaggaaaattgataaattgccaggagtaagacaatatctttcaataataaccctaaatgtaaatagattaactTCCCTATACAAAATGCACAGTTTGactgattaaattaaaatgctagacccaattatatgctgtcgaCAAGGGattcatctcacctgtaaaaacacacacagactaataatgaagggatagaaaaagatagacCTTGCAAATAGAAATCAAAGATAAGCAGAGGTAGGTATTCTTATTttgggtaaaatagactttaaaccaaaaaccataaaaagggaaaaagaaggtcattatttaatgataaagggtTCTATCGAGCAAGAAGATAGAATAATCATAAATgtacatgcacccaacactgtAGCACCAAGAatattaagcaaacactattagacctaaagaaagagaccccaAGTTGAAAACAGTTGGAGACCTGAACATACCACTCTAAACCTTGGACAgttcatctaggcaataaatgaATAGAGAAATAGGATAGAtactacattttagaccaatttggacttggcagacatctacagaatatttcattgaACAAGTGCACAATaagcattcttctcatcagcacatggaacattcttcaggatagaccacgtgttaagtcacaaatcacatctcaaaaaatttttaaaattaaaatcatttcaagtatatttcAGATCTCAGTGGATTAAATtaacaaatcaataacaagcaaatctctagaaacaatacaaatacatggaaatgaaacaatatgctcctgaatgacctattggcccaggaagaaattaaacagaaaatcaaaaaacgACTTTAAACTTAtgcaaataaagacaca includes:
- the LOC134387634 gene encoding olfactory receptor 7A17-like; this encodes MKPENYTQTSVFLLLGFFEEPELQPILFGLFLSMFLVTLFGNLLIILAIISDSHLHTPMYFFLSNLSFIDICFTSTTIPKMLVNMQTQSKVITYTVCITQMFFFTHFVGLESFLLTVMAYDRFVAICHPLHYKVIMSPWLCVLLVLVSWMTSVLQSLLHTLMVMRLSFCTRLEIPHFFCELNEVVHLACSDTFLNDLVMYFAAALLGGGSLAGILYSYSKIVSSICRISSAQGKYKAFSTCVSHLSVVSLFYCTILGVYLSAAAAHNSLSSATASVMYTVVTPMLNPFIYSLRNKDIKRTLKDSLGKKLRKSQLSCC